One Manduca sexta isolate Smith_Timp_Sample1 chromosome 28, JHU_Msex_v1.0, whole genome shotgun sequence DNA window includes the following coding sequences:
- the LOC119191058 gene encoding protein purity of essence-like: MFKTVSATTVDQWPLKLAEYIRHNDEANAKAAERIVTTLTDELLPCASFAEFCDAAGFLELIPDPDAFLQALIDEQP, from the exons ATGTTCAAG aCCGTATCAGCGACAACTGTAGACCAATGGCCATTAAAACTAGCAGAATACATCAGACACAACGACGAGGCTAACGCCAAGGCAGCGGAGCGCATAGTGACAACTTTAACGGACGAGCTCCTGCCTTGCGCGTCATTCGCGGAGTTCTGCGACGCGGCCGGGTTCCTCGAGCTCATCCCTGATCCCGACGCGTTCCTGCAGGCACTCATCGACGAGCAACCGTGA